From Nicotiana tabacum cultivar K326 chromosome 15, ASM71507v2, whole genome shotgun sequence, the proteins below share one genomic window:
- the LOC107782373 gene encoding 11 kDa late embryogenesis abundant protein-like — protein sequence MQAAKEKAANVAASAKAGMEKTKAVVGEKAEKLTTRDPVEKQMATEKKEERIHQAEMDKLAAQEQNAASRQAAATGGTTAYTASSGGVAPGHTTGAQGTTTAPTGTTTGVVGTQNPPGTTTGTGRATVQGPNTGGQLGSTTDSAF from the exons ATGCAAGCAGCAAAGGAGAAAGCAGCTAATGTTGCCGCTTCGGCTAAGGCTGGCATGGAAAAAACCAAGGCAGTCGTCGGAGAGAAG GCGGAGAAATTGACGACACGTGATCCAGTGGAAAAACAAATGGCGACcgagaaaaaagaagagaggatCCATCAAGCGGAGATGGATAAGCTGGCGGCGCAGGAGCAGAACGCGGCCTCGAGACAAGCAGCCGCCACCGGAGGAACTACAGCTTATACTGCTAGCAGCGGTGGTGTGGCCCCCGGTCACACCACCGGGGCCCAAGGGACTACTACCGCGCCTACTGGGACAACAACGGGCGTGGTTGGGACACAGAACCCACCGGGGACCACTACTGGAACCGGAAGGGCTACGGTTCAAGGTCCTAATACTGGCGGGCAGCTTGGATCTACCACCGATTCTGCCTTTTAA